The following are from one region of the Silurus meridionalis isolate SWU-2019-XX chromosome 25, ASM1480568v1, whole genome shotgun sequence genome:
- the stard8 gene encoding stAR-related lipid transfer protein 8 isoform X4: MTLNKCAAMSLEVHFRCKQSEDSEEDDACALSSRWAFQRDSRTWSRLQTNSDDVMTLRPSASSDSVLSDMTSLTSDLSLSSLSLDVARDTTSPDGTTYSEATECEGDDSSSPPRSVREKVKHSSRLLLRRMESLRRQKEAVTRGVSTETSPQASELCPELSLPKRVAKGIELDAGWKTRMRRHSSIDQSAADVKPQRACLYLEDYQLAWERSKLPNQRSLPGVVGRLVHLPSDHKPGTFPKSLSIESICPTSFSRRGDGTGWTGEDGEFSLDGTSSCFSESQDFASPTLGKRQNSVDSLNSVYDNVPDPFARSPDVREVCVRSSEEAFEHLDAILQHIHGLQDNIDEWSNSLRCQLDERESLTEMPLPNMLQDEDRSDYDSAGNSMNDGDREGEMRERRDSGVGASLTRPSRKLRWHSFQNSHRPSVTSASQEINRQSAAQLNLLQKYSLLRLTAILEKHCDTGKHGRSWTVPKFMKRSKVPDYKDKRVFGVPPIINVQRTGQPLPQSIQQAMRYLRSQCLEKVGIFRKSGVKSRIQALRQRNDQSPDHVTYQGQSAYDVADLLKQYFRDLPETILTSKLTHTFLHIYQLVPQQQRLQAVQCAVFLLPDENREVLQTLLYFLSDISTAEENQMTAHTLAVCLAPSILHLNTSKRDAVSHGLIRKRGRAKPDPKDLSENMAATECLSHMITECKKLFQIPQEMMLQACSSYVLADTQPLPLHALGLNRRGERVDYRVYLEDNLQCLLRDTAEKGKGWHSVPGPPHTELAYKKVGDGHPIRLWRVSVEIEAPPSVVLHRVLRERHLWDEDLLHSRVIESLENNTEVFNYITDSMAPHPRRDFVVLRRWCTDLPRGVCVLISSSVDHGNVQLEAGLRAVLLTSRIMIEPCGKGRSRLTHYCRADLRGRSPDWYNKVFGHLCAAEVARIRGSFPVLTARGPETKL, encoded by the exons ATGACTTTGAACAAATGTGCTGCGATGAGTCTGGAAGTTCACTTCCGCTGCAAACAG agcgAGGATTCCGAGGAGGATGATGCGTGTGCGCTGAGCTCCCGTTGGGCGTTTCAGCGTGACAGTAGAACCTGGTCCCGTCTCCAGACCAACAGCGATGATGTCATGACCCTGAGGCCTTCAGCGAGCAGTGACAGTGTCCTCAGTGATATGACCTCcttgacctctgacctcagccTCAGCAGCCTGAGCCTGGACGTTGCCCGGGACACCACCTCTCCGGACGGGACAACCTACAGCGAGGCCACGGAATGCGAAGGCGACGACTCCTCCTCTCCACCTCGTTCTGTCcgggaaaaagtgaagcactccTCCAGGCTTCTTTTACGAAGAATGGAGTCGCTACGGCGACAGAAAGAGGCGGTCACTAGGGGCGTTTCTACGGAAACAAGTCCCCAGGCATCTGAGTTATGTCCCGAACTCAGTTTGCCGAAAAGGGTGGCGAAAGGAATCGAGTTGGATGCAGGGTGGAAGACGCGTATGAGGCGGCATAGTAGCATCGACCAATCAGCGGCTGACGTTAAGCCTCAGAGGGCGTGTCTTTATCTCGAGGACTATCAGTTAGCATGGGAGCGGTCCAAACTCCCAAACCAGCGGAGTCTCCCGGGAGTAGTGGGGCGGCTTGTGCATCTTCCTTCAGATCACAAACCCGGGACGTTCCCCAAGTCGCTGTCCATCGAGAGCATTTGTCCGACGTCGTTCTCGCGGCGAGGTGACGGGACCGGCTGGACTGGAGAGGATGGAGAATTCTCATTAGACGGCACCAGCAGTTGCTTCAGCGAATCGCAGGACTTTGCTTCACCCACGCTGGGAAAACGGCAAAACTCTGTGGATTCCTTAAACTCTGTTTACGACAACGTCCCGGACCCTTTCGCGCGTTCTCCAGACGTCCGGGAGGTTTGTGTGCGGAGCTCGGAGGAGGCGTTCGAGCACCTGGACGCCATTTTGCAGCACATCCACGGACTGCAGGACAACATCGACGAGTGGTCGAACTCGCTGAGATGCCAGCTGGACGAGCGAGAGTCGTTGACGGAGATGCCGTTACCCAACATGCTTCAGGACGAAGACCGCTCGGATTACGACAGTGCCGGGAATTCCATGAACGACGGAGACAGAGAAGGAGAGATGAGGGAAAGGAGGGATTCTGGGGTCGGGGCGTCTCTCACTCGGCCCAGCAG AAAGCTGCGATGGCACAGTTTTCAGAATTCTCACCGGCCGAGCGTGACGTCGGCGTCGCAGGAGATTAACCGCCAGTCCGCGGCGCAGCTCAACCTGCTGCAGAAATACAGCCTGCTGAGACTCACTGCTATTCTAGAGAAGCACTGCGACACAGGGAAACATGGCCGGAGCTG GACGGTGCCGAAGTTCATGAAACGTTCGAAAGTTCCTGATTATAAAGACAAGCGAGTGTTTGGTGTTCCACCAATCATAAATGTGCAGCGCACCGGTCAGCCCCTCCCCCAGAGCATTCAGCAGGCCATGAGGTACCTACGAAGCCAGTGTCTCGAGAag GTGGGAATATTCCGCAAATCTGGCGTGAAATCCCGCATCCAGGCTCTCCGGCAGCGCAACGACCAGTCCCCTGATCATGTGACTTATCAGGGCCAATCAGCTTACGATGTGGCAGACCTGCTGAAGCAGTACTTCAGAGATCTTCCAGAAACCATCCTCACGTCcaagctcacacacaccttcctgcACATTTACCAGT tggttCCTCAGCAGCAGAGGCTCCAGGCGGTGCAGTGTGCCGTGTTCCTGCTCCCTGATGAGAATCGTGAGGTTCTGCAGACGCTCCTCTACTTCCTCAGTGACATCAGCACGGCCGAGGAGAACCAGATGacagcacacacactcgctGTGTGTCTTGCTCCGTCTATCCTGCACCTCAACACCTCCAAACGAGATGCAGTCTCGCatgg GCTGATTAGAAAGAGGGGCCGAGCCAAACCGGACCCAAAGGACCTGAGCGAGAACATGGCAGCCACTGAGTGTCTGAGCCACATGATCACGGAGTGTAAAAAGCTTtttcag attcCTCAGGAGATGATGCTGCAGGCGTGTAGCTCGTACGTGTTGGCGGACACACAGCCACTCCCTCTGCATGCTCTCGGACTGAACAGACGAGGAGAGCGAGTGGACTATCGCGTCTACCTGGAGGACAACCTGCAGTGTTTACTGAGAGACACAGCCGAGAAGGGCAAGGGGTGGCACAGCGTACCAGGACCTCCACACACCGAGCTGGCCTACAagaag GTTGGAGACGGGCACCCAATTCGTCTGTGGCGTGTTTCTGTGGAGATCGAGGCTCCACCCTCTGTGGTTTTGCACCGTGTGCTGAGAGAGCGCCACCTGTGGGATGAGGACCTGCTGCACAGCCGCGTGATCGAGAGTCTGGAGAATAACACAGAAGTGTTTAATTACATCACTGACAGCATGGCGCCTCATCCACGCAGAGACTTTGTTGTGCTCCG gcgtTGGTGTACAGATCTCCCtcggggtgtgtgtgttctcatctCCTCGTCTGTTGATCACGGTAATGTGCAGCTGGAGGCGGGGCTTAGAGCAGTGCTACTGACATCACGTATTATGATTGAGCCATGCGGAAAGGGGCGGAGCCGACTAACACACTACTGCAGAGCAGATCTacg gGGGCGCTCTCCTGACTGGTATAATAAGGTGTTTGGTCACCTGTGTGCGGCGGAGGTTGCTAGGATACGGGGCTCGTTCCCTGTTCTGACTGCAAGAGGACCTGAGACTAAACTCTGA